Genomic DNA from Stigmatella aurantiaca:
CACGCTGGGGCCCCTCTACACGGAGGCGTTCGCCTCGGACGTGCTGGGCGCGCGCCTCATGGGGGCGGAAGTGGCGTTGGACGTGCAGCACCTACTCTTCGGCCGAACTCCCCAACGCGGGCGCTATGCGCTGGCGCTGTCCGTTGTGCATGACTGGGGTAGGGCTGGAGGAAGGGCTCCTTCGCTGACGCTGGCGCACCTGGACGCGACGGCGGTGGTGCTGGTGCGGCCGGGCTTTGAAGCGCACCTGCTGTCCGGTTGGGGCGGACGGCCCGGCGAGGGGGGCGCGTGGGGCGCGGTGGTGGGCGTAGGGGCCGACGCGGTGACGCCCACGCTGGACATGACGCTGCGGCTGGAGGTGCGCCGGCAGCACGGGGGCTTCCGGCAGGGGGCCTTCGGCCCGGACTACGAGCTGGCGCGCTTCCGGGCGGCGGGACCTGATGGCGTGTCGCTGGCAGAGGCCCTGTTTCCGGACGGCTTCTCCGTCTTCGGGGAGTCGGTGGTGGGCTGGGACTCCGTGAGCTACGGCGGACTGCAACGGCACCTGCAACTCTCCCTGGCCGTCGAGGCATTCACCTGGGGCCGCCTCGACGTGGACGGGCGCGTGGCGGTGCAGCTCCTCGACCGCAATGTCGAGGTGGCCTTGAAAGGATTGGTGGTGGGCTTGGAGCAGTCGGGAGCGCGCTACCTGGGCGCGGCCGAAGTGCGCTGGCGCTTCCTCGCAGGAAGGCTGTACGCGCTGAGCTCGGGCGGCACGTTGCTCTACCCGGAGGTGGACGGGACGCTGCGCCCGGGGGCGTTCGCCTCCCTGGGCTTGGGGGTGGACGATGCGCGCTGACGCCATGCTCTCCAGGTGGAGGGGGTTGCTGCTGGCCTGCACCGTGCTGACGACTGGCTGCGCGTCGATGACGCCCCCGCCTGGCAAGGGGATGAACCCCAGCGACACGCCACCCGGGGTTGCTGCGCCCGGGTTTGCGAAGGGGCCAGGCGATGAGCGCCCACGCACCCTGGCTTCCTCTCCACCCTCCTGGACGGAGGGCGAGGGTCCGCAGCGGCTGTACCGTCGTCGAGGCTCCCGTGCGACCGTGACGCAGGCGGGCGCCGGGCGCTCGGCGGGAGGGGCGGGGAGCACAGTCACCCGTAACGCTTCGGCGCCCCAGCGGCAGCGCGCCACCGAGACACGTCAAGCCGTCCTTTCGGCCGTGGGCGAGGTGAAGGGCACCACGGGCGAGTTGGCCAGCACGCTCTCGAAGCTCGCGACCCGTCCACCCACCAGCCTGCTCAACCGAGGCTTGAGCGGCCTCAACGGCGTGTTCAAACGCCACCTCGACTATGGCTCCAACCAACTGCCCTGGATTCAGGGGGCACTCGGCGGCATCACCACCCTGACGGAGGCGTCCTCGGAAGTGGCCCACCCCGACATGCAGCTGGCCCTGCTACGCATGAGCGGCCCAAAGCTCCAGGCGGCCACCTCCGGCACCCTCCTGCTCGCCGCGTGGGTGGACTTCCTGAACCTCGCCGACGTCGTGCTCCGAGAGTGCCCCGCCTATAGCATCGAGAAGCTCGTCGTGGACATGCACCGCGTGCAGGGGATGGTGGAGCCCTCCATGACGGCGCTCGCCTCGGCGGACCCCGAGAAGGTGGAAGCCGTGGCCACCGCGCTTCCTGACGTGATGGGCGAACTCACCCGCGAGTTCCAGTCCCTCGAGGAGGGAGCGCGCGTAGCCATGGAACGCTCCGGGCAGATCATGGCGGTGGCGCAGCTCGTGGAGATGCTCACCATGGTTTCTGCGATGAGGCTGGCGCTGCCAAGGTTGCCTCCGGCCGCTCCCGCCACGCTGGGCACAGGGCTCGTCGTGGGCTCCAACGGCGTCATGGTGGGCTCGCAGGTGGTGGTCTCGGCCGAGTGGGTGGAGACGATGCGCCGGTTGGTGCAGGCAGGCGTGCTCTCCGCCCCGGCCGTCAGCGCGGCTGTCCGCATTCACGCCGGAATGACGATGGCGCAGGCGAGCGGGGAGTTGCCCCAGGGCGTGCGCGATGCGCTGGGCGAGGGACCCGAGGTCCGCGCCATGCACGAGACCGGCAGGGCAGGGGCAGGCATGGGTGAGGCCCCCAAGCACCACGTCCTGCCGCGCGAGCACCGCGAGTGGTTCGAGCAGCGCGGCTTCACGGGCGACATGGACATCGACCGGTTCTGCGTCCGCATGGAACGGGCGAGCCACGAGGCGATCCATGGCGGTGGCGACTGGCGCCTGGGTCGCCTGTGGCCCGGTGAATGGAATCGGATGATTATGAAGGTGCTTGGTGAAGCCGAGGAAGAGGTTGGCCGCATGTTGACGCGCAACGAGGTCCTGGAAATCGTCGCCAGGGAGATGGGGCGCTATAAAATCCCGATGAGCTTTGTCTCTGGGAGACGGTGATGAGCGAGGGGAGTGCCTGGGAGGGCAACTGGGTAGCCCGCCTGTATGAGCGGGTCCGCGAGCGCGGTCACACCTCGCTCACGGCTTTTGCCGAGGCACGCCCTACTGCCTCTCTGGTTGAACTGGCCGAGGAGCTGGGCGAGGACGTCGCCGGAGTGCAGGTGTTCAAGGGCCTGGTTGAAGAGGCAGAACGGAATCGTCGACTCACCCGCTTGGTGCGTGGACAACTAGTGCGCGAACTGTCGGAGAGTCTCCCCGACGGTTGGCCAGCCGTGATGGACGATGCAAACCGCTTCAAGGTCGCCAAGGCACTCGGTGCGTGGTCCGCCTATACCCCGGAGACCCATGAGGAGCGCGTCAAACAGGCTAGGGCAGCGCTGCGCGCCGCACCGCCGCCGCCCGGCTGGCGCCCGCTTGGCCCCGACGACGAGCTGCTGCGCACGCTCCTGCCCGACGAGGAGGTCTGACCTGGGCCGAGGGGCGCTGCCAGGACTGTGCAAGTCCCAGGTGTTCAGCAGGGCGGTGATGACGCTCTTCACCGGGGGGCATCCACCCGAGCGTTGAAAGGTGCACGCCCTTGGCGCGGAGGGATGACCAGTTGACGGCCGTGCAGGCAACTGCAGGTGGTGGCGTGCTCGCGCGCTTCACACAACGTATACGGCGTGGCACGGAGATTCCGGCTGCTGGTGTGCC
This window encodes:
- a CDS encoding DUF2380 domain-containing protein, with protein sequence MTQAGAGRSAGGAGSTVTRNASAPQRQRATETRQAVLSAVGEVKGTTGELASTLSKLATRPPTSLLNRGLSGLNGVFKRHLDYGSNQLPWIQGALGGITTLTEASSEVAHPDMQLALLRMSGPKLQAATSGTLLLAAWVDFLNLADVVLRECPAYSIEKLVVDMHRVQGMVEPSMTALASADPEKVEAVATALPDVMGELTREFQSLEEGARVAMERSGQIMAVAQLVEMLTMVSAMRLALPRLPPAAPATLGTGLVVGSNGVMVGSQVVVSAEWVETMRRLVQAGVLSAPAVSAAVRIHAGMTMAQASGELPQGVRDALGEGPEVRAMHETGRAGAGMGEAPKHHVLPREHREWFEQRGFTGDMDIDRFCVRMERASHEAIHGGGDWRLGRLWPGEWNRMIMKVLGEAEEEVGRMLTRNEVLEIVAREMGRYKIPMSFVSGRR
- a CDS encoding NUDIX hydrolase, with translation MSEGSAWEGNWVARLYERVRERGHTSLTAFAEARPTASLVELAEELGEDVAGVQVFKGLVEEAERNRRLTRLVRGQLVRELSESLPDGWPAVMDDANRFKVAKALGAWSAYTPETHEERVKQARAALRAAPPPPGWRPLGPDDELLRTLLPDEEV